The nucleotide window TCATGAACATCATGCTGGTATCCGTTACTGAACGCACCAAGGAAATTGGCATCCGGAAAGCTCTTGGCGCGACACGGCGTGCGATCCGCGCGCAGTTTGTCACTGAGGCCATGATGATCTGCCTCGTCGGCGGAATTATGGGCGTCGTGCTTGGAGGTGCGATCGGGCTCGCGAGTACAAATGCAATGGGCAAGATGGTGCTGCCGCCGGTGGACTCCATTGTGATTGCGCTGCTGTTTTCACTGGCGATCGGTCTATTCTTCGGCATCTACCCCGCGAACCGCGCCGCCCGCCTGCATCCGATCGAAGCGCTGCGTCACGAATAGCGGCGAACGGCAGTACAATTCCGCCCATGTGTGGAATCGTTGGATACGTCGGCAATGAGCGCGACGCCAAGAATGTGATCATCGAGGGCCTGCGCAGGCTGGAGTACCGCGGATACGACTCCGCTGGTGTGGCTGTGGCGCAGGACGGCGCGATTGAATACCGCAAGAAAGCGGGCAAAGTTGCAGATCTCGAGGCGGCGATTGAGGCCGCTCCACTCGACAAATCCGCACTCGGCATTGGACACACGCGCTGGGCAACGCACGGTGGCCCAAGCGACGTAAACGCCCACCCACATGTCGTTGGCGGCGACAAGCTCGCGGTGGTGCACAACGGCATCATCGAAAACTTTTCGACGCTGCGCGCAGAGCTTGAGGCGAAGGGGTACAACTTCGTTTCCGAGACCGACACCGAGGTTGCCGGTACCTTGCTGCTGGAGGTGTACAACACCGAAGCTGACGGCGACTTGACCCGCGCGATGCAACTGACCGCGCAGCGCCTGGAAGGTGCTTTCACCCTGCTGGCCATCCACGCCGATCACCCAGACAGGATTGTGGCGGCGCGGTGGAACTCCCCGTTGGTCATCGGAGCAGGTGAAGGGGAGAACTTCCTCAGCTCTGACGTGTCCGGCTTCATCGAATTCACGCGCGACGCGGTAGAGCTGGACAACGGTCAAATTGTTACCCTCACTGCCGACGGGTACGAGGTGACCACGTTCGACGGGGAAGCCGCCGAAGGCAAGCCGTTCCGTGTGGAGTGGGATGTGACCGCGGCGGAAAAGGGCGGTTTCAACTCCTTCATGGAAAAGGAAATCTTCGACCAGCCATCTGCTGTGCGCGACACCCTCTACGGACGTTTCAACGAAGAAGGTGCGCTGACGCTCGATGAGCTTCGGATTAATGAGGCGCTTCTGCGCAGCGTGAACAAGATCATCATCGTCGCCTGCGGTACCGCCGCATATGCGGGACAGGTGGCGCGTTACGCCATCGAGCACTGGTGCCGCATTCCGACGGAGGTCGAGCTGGCCCACGAGTTCCGCTACCGCGACCCGATTGTGGACCAGCAGACCCTCGTTGTGGCAGTGAGCCAGTCCGGCGAGACGATGGACACGCTCATGGCAGTGCGTCACGCGCGCGAACAGGGTGCGAAGGTGATCGCGATCTGCAATACCGTCGGCGCTTCGATCCCGCGCGAGGCGGATGCGGTGCTGTACACCTACGCCGGCCCGGAAATTGCAGTGGCGTCGACGAAGGCGTTCATTTCCCAGATTGTCGCCGCGTACTTGCTCGCGCTGTATCTGGCGCAGGTGCGGGGCAACAAGTTCGCGGATGAGATCCGCGGCATCATTGCGGAGCTGCAGGAAATGCCCGACAAGCTGCAAACATTGCTGGATAACGCGGATGAAATCAAGCAGCTGGGGCAGGACCTAGCGAATTCGAAATCGGTGCTGTTCCTCGGCCGCCACGTTGGCTTCCCCGTCGCTCTCGAAGGCGCCCTCAAGCTGAAAGAGGTAGCGTACCTACACTCCGAGGGCTTCGCGGCGGGCGAACTCAAGCACGGTCCGATCGCACTAGTGGAGGAGGGCCAACCGGTGTTTGTGATCGTGCCGTCCAAGGGCTCGCGTCACAACCTGCACGCCAAAGTCGTTTCCAACATCCAAGAGGTTCGCGCTCGCGGGGCAGTGACCATTGTCATTGCGGAGGAGGGCGATGAAGACGTCGTGGAGTTTGCCAACCACGTCATCCGGATTCCGGAGTCGGCTGGGCTCATGCAGCCGATCTTGTCGACGGTCCCGCTGCAGCTGTTTGCCTGCTCGGTGGCCGAGGCCCGCGGTTTGAACGTGGACCAACCCCGTAACCTGGCGAAGTCCGTCACTGTGGAGTAGTGGCTGCAGCCAGCACTTCTTGGTGGGTCGGGGTATCGGCACCGGTACGTGAAACTGTGATCGCGGCAGCGGTGGCGGCAAACCGCAGGATCTCGTCCCATTCGGATTCATCGAGCGCCAGAAGCGCGTCCCGATCGAGTTCGCGGATGTCGAACTGGTGGACAAGGGCCGCCATGATGGTGTCGCCGGCACCGATGGTATCGGCGACGGTGACGCGCGGCGCCTCGACACGGAGCGTGCCAAATGGGGCGCGGACTTGGAGGCCGTTGGATCCGAGAGTGGTCACCACAATTGGCACGTGTGAGGTGTCTCCGAGAAAGCCCACTTCTTCGTCCGACAGCTTCAGCACGGTCACGGATTCCAGCATGCCGCGCAGGAATAGGCGGTGCTTCTGCGATGCGAACGCCGGGCGAATATTCGGGTCCAAACCCACAACAGCGCCCAAACGGGCGGAAGCTTCGGCGGCTTCCGCGTATCGCTGCGCCCCCGGCTCTAACGCGAGCGACAGCGTGCCAAAGACTGCGAAACCTTCAGCTACCGGCGTGGGCTGTGCCAGCCGATCGGCTGTTCCGTCGACATAGAAGGTGTATTCGGCGGAGCCGTCTTCACGCAGTGCCGCGACGGCCAGGGTGGTCGGTTCGACTCCGGTTTGGCATTTGGAAACGTCCACGTGGGCGTCGATAAGCGATTGCTCGAGCAACCTTCCGAATGCGTCGCTGGAGAGCCGGGACTGGAACGCGACCTCCGAGCCGAGTCGCCCCAGCGCTCGTGCGACATTGAACGGCCCGCCGCCGAGTGCTGGCTGCAGCTTCGCCAGGGGCTCGGTGTTCTCCGGCACGAGATCGACCAGCGCTTCGCCATACACAGTAATCACACCTTCACCGTAAACTATGGCGCATGTCTTATAGGCCGAAGTTCCACCTTTCTGCGCCGCAGGGTCGTTTGAACGATCCGAACGGCATGACACTGATCGGCGATGAGCTGCATGTGTTTTATCAGCATGACCCTGTGTTTCCGCACGCACCCAAGCGGACGGGATGGGGGCACGCGGTGACGACACTGGGGGATGGCACTTGGCGCCACTTCCCCGACGCGCTCTACCCGGGCATGCCGTACGACGAAAACGGCTGCTATTCCGGGTCGGCGGTGGTGCACGATGGCCGCATGCGCCTGTTCTACACGGGCAACGTCAAGCGTGACGGGGTGCGCTTCACCAGCCAGAACATCGTGGACGTGGAAGACCTGCAGGGGCCGATGGGCGGGGTTTACCGTCGCCGGCCCAACAACCCGTTGATCGACGGCTCTCCGGAGGGCTACACCGCGCATTTTCGCGATCCGCACGTGTCCTTCGACCCCGATACCGGTACCTGGCGGATGGTGATCGGCGCCCAGCGGGAGCAGGAGACTGGCGCGGCGGTGCTTTACACTTCGCCCGACCTCGACAACTGGGAGCTCGCCGGCGAGATCGAGATGATCGGGCTCAATTACAACGTGGCTTCGGCGTACATGTGGGAGTGCCCCAACTTGCTTCGCATGCGGGATCTCACCCGCGGCGAAGACTTCGACGTGCTCGTGTTCTGCCCGCAGTTTCCCGATTCGGATCAGTGCGGCTACATCGTCGGGCGCCTGCAGGGCCTGCGTTTTGAAGTGCTCACGGATTTCACCCCGCTCGACTACGGCCATGAGTTCTACGCGCCGCAACTCGTGCCGTTTGGCCAGGGTGCACTCATGCTCGGCTGGATGGGTCTGCCGGGGCGCGACGAGACCCCCTCGCTGGAGTCGGAAGGCTGGGTTCACCAGCTCACTCTTCCGCGGGAGCTTTCGCTTATCGACGGCTCACTGCACACCTCCCTCACGCTTCCCCAGAATCCAACCGGGATGGTTGTGGCGCGCCATGAGCTTGGCGCGGAGCCATGGTCAGCGGACTTGATTGACACTGGCGGGAACGTCGGGGCGAGGCTGCAATGGCAGCCTTCAGCTCATGGGTCGCACACCCTGTCGCTTGCCGTCAACGGGTTGATGCGGTGGGCACACTGCGACGCAGGTGAGTTGGTGTTCACTGCGGACGGGGCCGCGGTGGAACTGACTGCAGGGGGTGGGGAAGTGGCGTTCTCCTCGGCAGTGTTCCCACAAAACGGGCATGAATGGAAAGAGCTGCGAGTGAACTAGCCAACAAACGGGCATAAACTGCGAAAAATTGTGCCTGCAAATGTTTGACTGGTTCCATGGAACACCGTGATGTAGCGAAGCGAGTCATCACCGCCGTGGGGGGTGAGGAAAACATCGTGGGCGCGGCGCACTGTGCGACGCGACTGCGCATGGTGCTCAAAGATTCGGGCATCGTTGATACCGCCGCGCTGGACAACGATCCGGATCTCAAGGGCACCTTTGAAACCGGCGGAATGTACCAGATCATCGTCGGACCGGGTGACGTTGACTTGGTCTTCGATGAAATGGACAAGATGACCGCGAAGAACATCGCGGTATCCACCGAGGAACTCAAAGGTGTCGCGACGAACCAGGGCAACTGGTTCACCCGCGCAATCAAGGTCCTCGCCGACATCTTCGTGCCGCTGATCCCGATCCTTGTCGGCGTCGGCCTACTTATGGCGCTGAACAACGTGCTCACTGCAGAAGGGTTGTTCGGCGAGAACTCGCTCGTGCAGATGTTCCCGCAAATCCAGGGGCTCTCCGAGATCATCAACGTGCTCGCATCTGCGCCGTTCGCGTTCCTGCCTGTGCTCGTCGGTTACTCGGCGACAAAGCGTTTCGGTGGCAACGAGTATCTCGGCGCCGGCATCGGCATGGCGATGGTGCATCCCGCACTGGTGAACGGCTACGACGTCGGTGTCGCCGCCGCGAATGGGGAGCTGCCGTACTGGGACCTGTTCGGGCTTCCCGTTGCGCAAGCTGGATACCAGGGAGCTGTGCTCCCGGTGCTCGCGGTTGCGTGGATCCTGGCCACTATTGAGAAGTGGTTCCACCGCCGCCTCAAAGGCACCGTCGACTTCCTGGTCACACCACTGGCAACGCTGCTCATCACCGGTTTCATCACGTTCATTGCCGTTGGCCCCGCAATGCGCTGGCTCAGTGACCTCCTCATTACCGGGCTGTCCACCCTCTACGAGACTGGTGGTCCAATCGGCGGATTCATCTTCGGCCTGGTGTACTCGCCGATCGTGATCACCGGCCTGCACCAATCCTTCCCGCCAATCGAGCTGGAGCTGTTCAACCAAGGCGGATCCTTCATCTTCGCTACCGCCTCGATGGCCAACATTGCTCAAGGCGCGGTCGCGCTCGCTGTTGCCGCGTTGACCAAGAACGAAAAGCTCAAGGGCTTGGCAACCTCAGCTGGTACTCCGGCACTCTTCGGCATCACTGAACCTGCAATCTTCGGTGTCAACCTTCGCCTCCGGTGGCCGTTCTTCATCGGGATGGGTGCCGCGGGCATCGGCGGCATGCTGATCGCGCTGTTCGACGTTAAAGCCGTGGCCTTGGGTGCCGCTGGTTTCATCGGCGTGGTATCGATTCGCAGCACCGACGTTCCAACCTTCTTGGTTCTGTGCGTGGTGACCTTCGTGATCGCCTTCGCCGCCGCATACGCCTACGGTCGATACCTCATCGCCCGCCAGGGCACGATCGATCCGGATTCGCCCGATGACGTTCGCGCCGATGAGGCAGCTGCGGCGACGCTGCACGAAGCTTCTGAGAACGCACTGCGTGTGGCCTCGCCGCTCACGGGTAAAGCAATGTCGCTTTCGGACGTGTCGGACCCGATGTTCGCACAGTCCAAGTTGGGGGAGGGCGTGGCCATCCATCCGTCGATAGGCGAACTTCGCTCTCCGATTGACGGCAAGGTTGCGGTGACCTTCCCCTCCGGCCATGCGTACGCAATCCGAGGCAAAGGTTCCGACGGAAAGAATGTGGACGTGCTGATGCATATTGGCTTCGACACCGTGAACCTCAAGGGGAAGCATTTCACTGCGCATGTGGACAAGGGCGACGAGGTGGAAGCCGGTACTTTGCTGGCGACGTTTGATATCGGAGCGATCGAGGCTGCTGGGTACGAGGTGACCACTCCGGTTGTTGTCTCGAACACGAAGAAAGTCGGCCAGATCGCACCGTCGCTGCTTCTGCCTGCTGAGATCACCACGGGCGAAGAACTCTTCAGCGTTGAACCGAAGACGGAGGAACCGGTCGCGACGGGCGAACCGGCCGCAGGTTCGACCGTCGTCGAGCCCTAATCTTGGGCAATTAAGCCTGGACAGTAAGAAATCCCGCAGCGACGTGCTGCGGGATTTCGTGTTTGGCCGCTTCAAAGGCTCACCGGCTTTCGCCGGTGTTGCCTCAGCGGAGCCAGCGCTGTGCGACGGAGAACGCGTACGCGATCGAGTTGATGAAGCTAGCGAGGCTGGAGCCGTAGATCATGGGAATCACCTTTCAGATTGGGGAATGGATCGAACTGTCAGTTGCCGGTGTCGGCCTCCGCAGTCACACGTGGAATGCGGAAGCTGGCGTCAAGGTTCCCCAAGAAAAGACAAAACTTTTCCGTTGCCCGCTGATGTTTGGCGATCTAGTTGCTTGGTGCCTCACCGGCGAGGCGGTAGAGGCGGTGGAAATGGTGCACCGGCCCGTTGCCCTTGCCTACGTTGAGCTCATCGGCCGCGGAGATTGCTTCGTGGAGCCAGTCGGAGGTCCAGGTGAGGGCGTCGGCGGGGTCGTCGTCAAGCACGATGCGTGTGGCGAACGCCGAGGAAAGCGAGCACCCTGTGCCGTGGGTGTTCTTGGTGTCCACGCGCGGCACAGTCGCTGTGTGCGTGGTGCCGTCGGGCTGCACGAGTGCATTCGAGGCATCGCCCTGCTCGAGGTGGCCGCCCTTGACCAGCACGGCGACGTTGGCATCGGCAGCGTACGCGCGGCCCTGCTCCAGCGCCTCGTCGAAGGTGGTCGCGGGGGAGGAGCCGGTAAGCACGGCAAGCTCGGGGATGTTGGGCGTAACGACGCTCGCGTGGTCCCGCACAAACTGGCGCAGGGCTTCTTCCGCGTCTTCGGTGAGGAGCCGATCGCCGGAGGTTGCGACCATCACCGGGTCCACCACGATGACCGGTACTGAATTGGCGCTCAGGAACTCCGAGACAGTGCGGGTGGTTTCGGCGTCGCCGAGCATGCCGATCTTCACGGCATCGACATCGACATCATCGAACACTGCCGCGAGCTGGGCGCGGAGAAATTCCTGCGGCGGGGTGTGGATCTCGCGAACACCCTGCGTGTTTTGCGCCACCAACGAGGTGACCACGCACATGCCGTAGCCGCCCGCCGCGGCAATGGACTTCAGGTCGGCCTGAATGCCGGCGCCGCCGGTCGGGTCGGTGCCGGCGATGGACAAGATGTTGGGAACGCGCGAGTTAGTCATCACGGTGCCACGCTACCGGAATGCGGGTTGGCGCTGTCGTTTTCTCGGGTTCCCAGCTACCCAGCTGCGGCGGCGATGCGCTGCGCGAACCGGTTGTAATCGTCCCGGATCGCGTCAAGTGGCTCAACCACGGTCGTTTGCGTCGCCGCCGCAACTTCTTTTTGCACGGCTTGCCGAGTGCGCCGTTTCACCCCGGAGCCGATGACCCCGCCGAATACGGCGGTGATCAGGCCAATCACGATGCCGCCTAAGAGGCCGGCGAGTATCAGCAGCGTCGGAATCGGCCAGCCTTCCACCTGCGGCACCAAATCGGTGCCCAGCAGTGGAGTGAGAACCCCCGGCACGAACGCCACCAGCAGGTACCACAGCACACCAATCAGCGCGGCCACCAGGGCCAGCCACTGCACCACGGTGAGCAGGGTCCAGCCTTTCGACGGCTCGGCCGGCAGCTGCGTGCGCGCCACCGCGCGGTCAAGCTCGGCAGGCACCCGGGTTGAAATCTCCTCCGCCTGATCGGCGATCGCCGACGACCACGCGTGCGGCAACCCATCAGCAGCTACCGTCGCGTACTCGCGGACACCCCGGTTCGCCACGGCCTTCGACGCTGCGTCCAGTTCAGGCAGCGACGTGCGGTGCACGCCGACCTCGTCCGCCTCCTCGCGCAGCCCCAGCCGCTTCAGAGGGTCAGGACGAAAACGCGTAATCCAACTCGTGGCCAGCCAGCCGGTGCGCTCGTGCAGGCGTTTGCGGTACGCAGCAGCCGTCGAATCAGCGATTCGCTCCGCTCCCGCAGCCTGGGACAAGGTTTGATCCATCGTGCGCTTCGCTTGCTTATCGACGGCCCCGACCACGCCCAACCGAGCAAAGTCACCCGTCACAGCCTGGATATCCGCCTCAATACGCGCACTTTGCGCATTGTGCGCCTTGGCCACTTTCGCGATTGCCTTGACCAAGTTGTCGATGCCCGCCCCGGAGCGAGTTGAGGTGGGGATGACTTGGACGTTGCGCAGGCCGTCGTCGATAAGCAAGTGCTCGAAGTTTCCTGAAACCTTGGGCACGTCGTTGACGTGGAGCAAGTCGGCCTTGTTGAGCACGGCGAGCGTGACGGCGGAGTGGTTGGCGTGGGGGCGGATGAACTGGTCGTGGATGACGGAGTCGGCGTACTTCTCCGGATCGGAGACCCAAACCAGGACATCGACCTGGCCGGCGAGGCGGGTGGCGATCTCGCGGTTGGACAGCTCGACGGAATCGAAATCCGGCAGGTCAAGCAGGATCAGCGGGCCAGCGCCGGGGGCGAACTCGCCCTCGCGGGTGCGGCGGTCCTCGACGCCGAGCCAGTCCAGAAGCTCCTCGGAGCCTTCCGGCTGCCAGATCGCGGCCAGGGGAGAAGAAGTGGTTGGGCGGCGTGCGGCGGCTTTGCCCAGGTCCTCGCCGACGACGGCGTTGAACAGCGAGGTTTTGCCTGAACCGGTGGCACCGAAGAAACCGACGACGGTGTGCTCGGCGGAGAGGGCGCGACGCTCCGCGCCGGCGCGGGCGACCTTCTCAATGCGCTCAAGCTGGGTCTGCGGAAGGTAGGGGCGCGCGATGTCTGCGGCATCGTCGAGCGCGGTGAGGCGCTCGCCGAGGGCGGGTTTGCGTTTGAACAGCGCCATTAATTGTCTCCCGTCTGGCCGGATCGCTGGCCGAAGGTGCCGCGGAGCTGGTCGAACAGGCCACGCAGAGTGCCGTGGTCGAAGCTGTCTTGGACGTCATCGTCGAGCGCGGGGGCGCTGTCCGCCGGTGCCAGCGGGGCGGGCGGCGTGATGGTGCCGGGGAAGCGGGTGTCTACGGCGACGCGGGCGTCGTGTGCGGCTTCACGGATTGAGGCGGCCGAGGCGCCCTCGAGCAGGGGGTCGGTGAACTGGTAGTAGCGCTCGCGCTCTTGGCGGAGCAGACCGTCGAGGCGCTGGTTGAGGTCCCCGCGGGCATCCACGGCCATCTGGCGCACAGTTTCTTCACCGAAGACCGTTTCCAGCAACTTCTGGCCGAGCACCGCAGAGCCGCCGGCGATGGCGACCTCGCCACCGGTAATACCGGCGGTGGTGGAGAAGACCATGAGCATCAGCGCGACGGTGGCGACGTTGAGGCCAAGCGACATCACGCGGGCACGTTGGCGCTTCTCGCCGGCGGTGTTCTGGATGCGGTCGAGGATCGCGCCCTGCCACTCGCGGATGAGCTCCGCGGCCTTTGCATCGATATCGCGGCTCGCGCGGGCCAGTGCGGGGTCGGCATGTTCGCGCAGCTCCGGCGCGACCGAGCCAACATGGGACCACGCACGAGAGGCGGCGGTATCGGCGGCGTCCACAATCACGGCGTGCAGGCCGGATTCCAGCTCCGTCTCTACCTCGCGCAAAGGCGCAGGCTCACCGGTGAAGAAACTGCCTACCCGGTCTACAGTCTGTGAGAACCAGCGTTCAAACCCGCGGATCACATCAGAGGTGCCCACGACATCCTGCCAGCGGTCGAGCACCTCGGTGCGCAGCATCTTGCCGTCGGAGGTGGCATCGATGATGTGCCGGTGAGCAGTCTTGTACATTTCGAAGATCGACTCATCGAGCTGGTGAGCGAAGTTCTCTTGGCGCTCGCGTCGGGATGCGAGCTGCTCGACGCGGGTGAGCGCCCCGTCGAGTGCGCCGGCGACGGTCTTGCCGGCCACCGCGCGCCGGGCTGCGGTATCTTCCGCCAGGTTGCCCAGGTAGGCGCGCAGAGGGGCGACGAGTTCGGTGCCCAAGAATCCGTCGTCAGTAGCTTGAAGTTCCTGGCCGAGGCCGGGGACAAGGGGGACGGTGAAGACGGTGGCCCGACCGAGCCCTGCCTCATCCATCATGCGGCGCAGGTCGGATGGGACGGTTTGGGCCGCGACGTCGTCGACGCGGTTCAGTACCACCACGACCTCAATGCCGCGGCCAGCCGCGTCATGGAGGAAGTTCCAGACCATCTGGTCGGCGTAACGTGCGGGTGTGGTGACGAAGATCCACAGGTCGGCGGCCGCGAGGAGCTGGGAAGCGAGTGCGCGGTTGCGGTCGTCGATTGAATCGAAGTCCGGGGCGTCGAGCAGCGAGAGGCCGGCGGGGATGTTTTGTGTTTCGACGATGCGCAGCGTGGTCGATTGCTCATCGCCGGCGCCGTGGGACCGGGCGAGCCCGGGGAGCACCTCCGGCGAGTTGAACCAGTCCGCGTCCTGCGGATTGGCCACCAGCACCGGCTGGCGGGTGGTGGGGCGGATGACGCCGGGGTTGGAGACGCGCTCGCGCAACAGAGCGTTGACCAGCGTCGACTTACCGGAGCCGGTGGAACCGCCGATCACCGCGAGCAGCGGCGCATCGAGGTTGGCCAGGCGGGGGAGGATGTAGTCATCGAATTGGTTGACTAGGGCCTTCCCGTCCGCCTGGGTCTCGTCGGGTAGGGAGGTGGCGGCGAGGGTGTCGCGCAAACGGCGGACGGAAACTGTGGGGTCCGTCAGATCCTGGTGTGCCGCATCGGGCGTTGGTGTGCTCACCCGACCCATTCTGGCAGATGACTAGTCTTTGTAGTTCGTCTTGGTCAGGTTCAGCCAGCCGTATATGCCGCCCATGATGAGGCCGCCGCCGATGAGGTTGCCTACCCAGACGATGCTCCAGTGGCGGGCGATGTTCTCCCACGTGTAGCCGGGGATAGCGCTCGGCCCGAACTCGAAGCCGGTCAGCGATGTCAGAACGAAGTTGGCAATCGAGTGCTCGTAGCTCATCGCTGCG belongs to Corynebacterium glaucum and includes:
- a CDS encoding GTPase; this translates as MGRVSTPTPDAAHQDLTDPTVSVRRLRDTLAATSLPDETQADGKALVNQFDDYILPRLANLDAPLLAVIGGSTGSGKSTLVNALLRERVSNPGVIRPTTRQPVLVANPQDADWFNSPEVLPGLARSHGAGDEQSTTLRIVETQNIPAGLSLLDAPDFDSIDDRNRALASQLLAAADLWIFVTTPARYADQMVWNFLHDAAGRGIEVVVVLNRVDDVAAQTVPSDLRRMMDEAGLGRATVFTVPLVPGLGQELQATDDGFLGTELVAPLRAYLGNLAEDTAARRAVAGKTVAGALDGALTRVEQLASRRERQENFAHQLDESIFEMYKTAHRHIIDATSDGKMLRTEVLDRWQDVVGTSDVIRGFERWFSQTVDRVGSFFTGEPAPLREVETELESGLHAVIVDAADTAASRAWSHVGSVAPELREHADPALARASRDIDAKAAELIREWQGAILDRIQNTAGEKRQRARVMSLGLNVATVALMLMVFSTTAGITGGEVAIAGGSAVLGQKLLETVFGEETVRQMAVDARGDLNQRLDGLLRQERERYYQFTDPLLEGASAASIREAAHDARVAVDTRFPGTITPPAPLAPADSAPALDDDVQDSFDHGTLRGLFDQLRGTFGQRSGQTGDN
- a CDS encoding GTPase, whose translation is MALFKRKPALGERLTALDDAADIARPYLPQTQLERIEKVARAGAERRALSAEHTVVGFFGATGSGKTSLFNAVVGEDLGKAAARRPTTSSPLAAIWQPEGSEELLDWLGVEDRRTREGEFAPGAGPLILLDLPDFDSVELSNREIATRLAGQVDVLVWVSDPEKYADSVIHDQFIRPHANHSAVTLAVLNKADLLHVNDVPKVSGNFEHLLIDDGLRNVQVIPTSTRSGAGIDNLVKAIAKVAKAHNAQSARIEADIQAVTGDFARLGVVGAVDKQAKRTMDQTLSQAAGAERIADSTAAAYRKRLHERTGWLATSWITRFRPDPLKRLGLREEADEVGVHRTSLPELDAASKAVANRGVREYATVAADGLPHAWSSAIADQAEEISTRVPAELDRAVARTQLPAEPSKGWTLLTVVQWLALVAALIGVLWYLLVAFVPGVLTPLLGTDLVPQVEGWPIPTLLILAGLLGGIVIGLITAVFGGVIGSGVKRRTRQAVQKEVAAATQTTVVEPLDAIRDDYNRFAQRIAAAAG
- a CDS encoding carbohydrate kinase family protein, which encodes MITVYGEALVDLVPENTEPLAKLQPALGGGPFNVARALGRLGSEVAFQSRLSSDAFGRLLEQSLIDAHVDVSKCQTGVEPTTLAVAALREDGSAEYTFYVDGTADRLAQPTPVAEGFAVFGTLSLALEPGAQRYAEAAEASARLGAVVGLDPNIRPAFASQKHRLFLRGMLESVTVLKLSDEEVGFLGDTSHVPIVVTTLGSNGLQVRAPFGTLRVEAPRVTVADTIGAGDTIMAALVHQFDIRELDRDALLALDESEWDEILRFAATAAAITVSRTGADTPTHQEVLAAATTPQ
- a CDS encoding glycoside hydrolase family 32 protein, which produces MSYRPKFHLSAPQGRLNDPNGMTLIGDELHVFYQHDPVFPHAPKRTGWGHAVTTLGDGTWRHFPDALYPGMPYDENGCYSGSAVVHDGRMRLFYTGNVKRDGVRFTSQNIVDVEDLQGPMGGVYRRRPNNPLIDGSPEGYTAHFRDPHVSFDPDTGTWRMVIGAQREQETGAAVLYTSPDLDNWELAGEIEMIGLNYNVASAYMWECPNLLRMRDLTRGEDFDVLVFCPQFPDSDQCGYIVGRLQGLRFEVLTDFTPLDYGHEFYAPQLVPFGQGALMLGWMGLPGRDETPSLESEGWVHQLTLPRELSLIDGSLHTSLTLPQNPTGMVVARHELGAEPWSADLIDTGGNVGARLQWQPSAHGSHTLSLAVNGLMRWAHCDAGELVFTADGAAVELTAGGGEVAFSSAVFPQNGHEWKELRVN
- the glmS gene encoding glutamine--fructose-6-phosphate transaminase (isomerizing) yields the protein MCGIVGYVGNERDAKNVIIEGLRRLEYRGYDSAGVAVAQDGAIEYRKKAGKVADLEAAIEAAPLDKSALGIGHTRWATHGGPSDVNAHPHVVGGDKLAVVHNGIIENFSTLRAELEAKGYNFVSETDTEVAGTLLLEVYNTEADGDLTRAMQLTAQRLEGAFTLLAIHADHPDRIVAARWNSPLVIGAGEGENFLSSDVSGFIEFTRDAVELDNGQIVTLTADGYEVTTFDGEAAEGKPFRVEWDVTAAEKGGFNSFMEKEIFDQPSAVRDTLYGRFNEEGALTLDELRINEALLRSVNKIIIVACGTAAYAGQVARYAIEHWCRIPTEVELAHEFRYRDPIVDQQTLVVAVSQSGETMDTLMAVRHAREQGAKVIAICNTVGASIPREADAVLYTYAGPEIAVASTKAFISQIVAAYLLALYLAQVRGNKFADEIRGIIAELQEMPDKLQTLLDNADEIKQLGQDLANSKSVLFLGRHVGFPVALEGALKLKEVAYLHSEGFAAGELKHGPIALVEEGQPVFVIVPSKGSRHNLHAKVVSNIQEVRARGAVTIVIAEEGDEDVVEFANHVIRIPESAGLMQPILSTVPLQLFACSVAEARGLNVDQPRNLAKSVTVE
- a CDS encoding sucrose-specific PTS transporter subunit IIBC, translating into MEHRDVAKRVITAVGGEENIVGAAHCATRLRMVLKDSGIVDTAALDNDPDLKGTFETGGMYQIIVGPGDVDLVFDEMDKMTAKNIAVSTEELKGVATNQGNWFTRAIKVLADIFVPLIPILVGVGLLMALNNVLTAEGLFGENSLVQMFPQIQGLSEIINVLASAPFAFLPVLVGYSATKRFGGNEYLGAGIGMAMVHPALVNGYDVGVAAANGELPYWDLFGLPVAQAGYQGAVLPVLAVAWILATIEKWFHRRLKGTVDFLVTPLATLLITGFITFIAVGPAMRWLSDLLITGLSTLYETGGPIGGFIFGLVYSPIVITGLHQSFPPIELELFNQGGSFIFATASMANIAQGAVALAVAALTKNEKLKGLATSAGTPALFGITEPAIFGVNLRLRWPFFIGMGAAGIGGMLIALFDVKAVALGAAGFIGVVSIRSTDVPTFLVLCVVTFVIAFAAAYAYGRYLIARQGTIDPDSPDDVRADEAAAATLHEASENALRVASPLTGKAMSLSDVSDPMFAQSKLGEGVAIHPSIGELRSPIDGKVAVTFPSGHAYAIRGKGSDGKNVDVLMHIGFDTVNLKGKHFTAHVDKGDEVEAGTLLATFDIGAIEAAGYEVTTPVVVSNTKKVGQIAPSLLLPAEITTGEELFSVEPKTEEPVATGEPAAGSTVVEP